Proteins co-encoded in one Actinomadura luteofluorescens genomic window:
- a CDS encoding hemolysin family protein has translation MLSAALGVLAVIVLTAATGYFVAQEFAYVAADRATLEQAAERGDTSARRALKVIGRVSFMLSGAQLGITMTTLVVGFIAKPALAELIQPLLGLVGIPEGATGAIALATGFVLATLIQMLLGELFPKNLALARAEQLARVLAASTLVYLTVAGPLIRLFDRAAERLLRAVGVEPVEELHSGATLEELGDIIGKSHSAGHLPADLSGLLDRALSFGDLTADEVMVPRPHVRALPATAPLADLVALIRETGHSAYPVYGTEVDDVVGVAGVREVADDALDPSTPVGSVARPALLVPGSQPLYGVIEHMRDSGEEFACVVDEYGGLAGILTFEDVAEELVGEIADETDGPEDAPKSGPDGSWLVDAGMRIDEVGRLTGLDLPEGDAYDTLGGLVMAELRRLPSPGDRLTVALDGGAVELEVVSVARRVAEKILIRAAAPADVPSGEEEVAWTR, from the coding sequence ATGCTGAGCGCGGCACTGGGAGTCCTCGCGGTGATCGTCCTCACCGCCGCCACCGGATACTTCGTCGCCCAGGAGTTCGCCTACGTCGCCGCCGACCGCGCGACCCTGGAACAGGCCGCCGAACGGGGCGACACCTCCGCCCGCAGAGCCCTCAAGGTCATCGGCAGGGTCTCCTTCATGCTGTCGGGCGCGCAGCTCGGCATCACGATGACGACCCTGGTCGTCGGCTTCATCGCCAAACCGGCCCTCGCCGAGCTGATCCAGCCGCTGCTGGGCCTGGTGGGCATCCCCGAAGGGGCGACAGGCGCGATCGCCCTCGCGACCGGCTTCGTCCTGGCGACGCTCATCCAGATGCTCCTCGGCGAGCTGTTCCCGAAGAACCTCGCCTTGGCCCGCGCCGAGCAACTGGCGCGCGTACTGGCCGCGTCCACGCTCGTCTACCTGACGGTCGCCGGGCCGCTGATCCGGCTGTTCGACCGCGCGGCGGAGCGGCTGCTGCGCGCCGTGGGCGTCGAGCCCGTCGAGGAGCTGCACAGCGGCGCCACGCTCGAGGAGCTCGGCGACATCATCGGCAAGTCGCACAGCGCCGGGCACCTGCCCGCCGACCTGTCCGGCCTGCTCGACCGCGCCCTGTCGTTCGGCGACCTCACGGCCGACGAGGTCATGGTGCCGCGCCCGCACGTCCGCGCGCTCCCGGCGACCGCGCCGCTCGCCGACCTGGTCGCGCTGATCCGCGAGACCGGGCACAGCGCGTACCCCGTCTACGGGACGGAGGTCGACGACGTCGTCGGCGTCGCGGGCGTCCGCGAGGTCGCCGACGACGCGCTCGACCCGTCCACCCCGGTCGGGTCCGTCGCCCGGCCCGCGCTGCTGGTGCCCGGCAGCCAGCCGCTGTACGGCGTCATCGAGCACATGCGCGACTCCGGCGAGGAGTTCGCCTGCGTCGTGGACGAGTACGGCGGGCTCGCCGGCATCCTCACCTTCGAGGACGTCGCCGAGGAGCTCGTCGGGGAGATCGCCGACGAGACCGACGGCCCCGAGGACGCCCCGAAGTCCGGGCCCGACGGGTCCTGGCTGGTCGACGCCGGCATGCGCATCGACGAGGTCGGCCGCCTCACCGGCCTCGACCTGCCCGAGGGCGACGCCTACGACACCCTGGGCGGCCTCGTCATGGCGGAGCTGCGGCGGCTGCCGAGCCCCGGCGACCGCCTCACCGTCGCACTGGACGGCGGCGCCGTCGAACTGGAGGTCGTGAGCGTGGCCCGCCGGGTCGCCGAGAAGATCCTGATCCGCGCGGCCGCGCCCGCGGACGTCCCGTCCGGCGAGGAGGAGGTCGCGTGGACCCGCTGA
- a CDS encoding hemolysin family protein, giving the protein MDPLTSLLITAALLLGNGFFVAAEFALVAANRPQLERAAAKGSRPAVAAVAGVRELSLMLAGAQFGITMCSLGLAIVTEPAFEHFLEPPLHALGVPEAGSKAIALGCALAVVTFLHMVIGEMAPKSWAIAHPERSAMILALPFRAFAKVSRPILSALNAVTNALLRLIRVTPKDELDSHTDPARLSHLVGESRRLGLIGRRDHELLHRAISAREATVGRLVVPATSVTTIDADATAAQIRRTATASGHSRLLVRDLDGAMTGIVHVRAAIIEPGDERRAGELAHPAPVLTAKTTVLDAVSRMRRGRAQLAVVNDDRDEFTGIVTLDDLLAELLATNPH; this is encoded by the coding sequence GTGGACCCGCTGACCTCGCTGCTGATCACCGCCGCGCTGCTGCTCGGCAACGGCTTCTTCGTCGCCGCCGAGTTCGCGCTGGTCGCGGCCAACCGCCCGCAGCTCGAACGCGCCGCGGCCAAGGGCAGCCGCCCCGCCGTGGCCGCCGTCGCGGGCGTCCGCGAGCTGTCACTCATGCTCGCCGGCGCGCAGTTCGGCATCACGATGTGCTCGCTCGGCCTCGCCATCGTCACCGAGCCCGCGTTCGAGCACTTCCTCGAACCGCCGCTGCACGCGCTCGGCGTCCCCGAGGCGGGCTCCAAGGCCATCGCGCTCGGCTGCGCGCTCGCCGTCGTGACGTTCCTGCACATGGTCATCGGCGAGATGGCCCCGAAGTCGTGGGCGATCGCGCACCCGGAGCGGTCGGCGATGATCCTCGCCCTGCCGTTCCGCGCGTTCGCGAAGGTGTCCCGCCCGATCCTGTCGGCGCTGAACGCCGTGACCAACGCCCTGCTGCGGCTCATCCGCGTCACGCCGAAGGACGAGCTGGACAGCCACACCGACCCGGCGCGGCTCAGCCACCTCGTCGGCGAGTCCCGCCGCCTCGGCCTCATCGGGCGCCGCGACCACGAGCTGCTGCACCGGGCGATCTCGGCGCGGGAGGCCACGGTCGGGCGCCTCGTCGTGCCCGCCACCTCCGTCACCACGATCGACGCGGACGCGACCGCCGCGCAGATCCGCCGCACCGCCACGGCCAGCGGCCACAGCCGCCTGCTGGTCCGCGACCTGGACGGCGCGATGACGGGGATCGTCCACGTCCGGGCCGCCATCATCGAGCCGGGCGACGAGCGCCGCGCGGGCGAGCTGGCGCACCCGGCCCCCGTCCTCACGGCGAAGACGACCGTGCTGGACGCGGTCAGCCGCATGCGCCGCGGCCGCGCCCAGCTCGCCGTGGTCAACGACGACCGCGACGAGTTCACCGGCATCGTCACCCTGGACGACCTCCTGGCGGAGCTTCTGGCCACCAACCCGCACTGA
- a CDS encoding cation diffusion facilitator family transporter produces MSGHGHGHGHGHGHSHKGRLTHLMRPHSHEAADKVDSAMEASAQGMRALWISLLALGATTALQAAVVAFTGSVALLGDTLHNAADALTAVPLGIAFLLGRRPPSRRYTYGYGRAEDLAGVVIVLAIAASCAVAGYTAVQRLAHPQPVEHVAAVAGAALVGFLGNELVARYRIRIGRRIGSAALVADGLHARTDGFASLAVLLGAAGVALGAPWADPVVGLLITVAILTVLWQTAREVWRRLMDAVDPALVDRAEAALSATPGVRAVGDVRLRWIGHSLRAECDVIVDPAATVVHAHRIAVDAEHSLLHALPRLAGAVVHPDPEPRPGEDHHAALAGHR; encoded by the coding sequence ATGAGCGGACACGGTCACGGCCACGGGCACGGCCACGGGCACTCGCACAAAGGGCGCCTCACCCACCTGATGCGCCCGCACTCGCACGAGGCGGCCGACAAGGTGGACTCGGCCATGGAGGCGAGCGCCCAGGGCATGCGCGCCCTGTGGATTTCGCTGTTGGCCCTGGGCGCGACCACGGCGCTGCAAGCCGCCGTGGTCGCGTTCACCGGTTCGGTCGCGCTGCTTGGCGACACGCTCCACAACGCCGCCGACGCGCTGACGGCCGTCCCGCTGGGCATCGCGTTCCTGCTCGGTCGCCGCCCGCCGTCCCGCCGGTACACCTACGGGTACGGCCGCGCCGAGGACCTGGCGGGCGTCGTCATCGTCCTGGCCATCGCCGCGTCCTGCGCCGTCGCCGGATACACCGCCGTCCAGCGCCTGGCCCATCCACAGCCTGTGGAACACGTGGCCGCCGTGGCGGGCGCCGCACTGGTCGGCTTCCTGGGCAACGAACTGGTGGCCCGCTACCGCATCCGCATAGGCCGCCGCATTGGCTCCGCCGCGCTGGTCGCCGACGGTCTCCACGCCCGCACGGACGGCTTCGCCTCACTGGCCGTCCTGTTGGGCGCCGCCGGTGTCGCCCTGGGCGCCCCCTGGGCCGACCCGGTCGTCGGCCTGCTCATCACGGTGGCGATCCTGACCGTCCTGTGGCAGACGGCCCGCGAGGTGTGGCGCCGCCTGATGGACGCCGTCGACCCCGCCCTGGTCGACCGGGCCGAAGCCGCCCTCTCCGCCACGCCCGGCGTCCGGGCCGTGGGCGACGTCCGACTCCGCTGGATCGGCCACAGTCTGCGCGCCGAATGCGACGTGATCGTCGACCCGGCCGCCACCGTCGTCCACGCCCACCGGATCGCCGTGGACGCCGAGCACAGCCTCCTGCACGCCCTCCCCCGCCTGGCCGGAGCCGTGGTCCACCCCGACCCCGAACCCCGCCCCGGTGAAGATCATCACGCCGCTCTGGCGGGACATCGCTGA
- a CDS encoding phage holin family protein: MRILLKVVATAVALWVATVLIDGITLGDQTTGRRILTLVAVAVIFGLVNAVLKPIIKTLGCAFYVITLGLIGLVVNALLLWLTSELAEGLELPFHVTGFWPAFWGAIVVGVVGWLLHLFLPDDDDKDRD, encoded by the coding sequence GTGCGAATTCTTCTCAAGGTCGTCGCCACCGCGGTCGCCCTGTGGGTCGCCACGGTCCTGATCGACGGCATCACGCTCGGCGACCAGACCACCGGTCGGCGGATCCTCACGCTGGTCGCGGTCGCCGTCATCTTCGGGCTGGTCAACGCCGTCCTCAAGCCGATCATCAAGACGCTCGGCTGCGCCTTCTACGTCATCACGCTCGGCCTCATCGGGCTCGTCGTGAACGCGCTGCTGCTCTGGTTGACGAGCGAGCTGGCGGAGGGGCTCGAGCTGCCGTTCCACGTGACCGGGTTCTGGCCCGCCTTCTGGGGCGCGATCGTCGTCGGCGTCGTCGGCTGGCTCCTCCACCTGTTCCTCCCCGACGACGACGACAAGGACCGGGACTAG